Proteins from one Planctomyces sp. SH-PL62 genomic window:
- a CDS encoding heparan-alpha-glucosaminide N-acetyltransferase domain-containing protein: MDQFRGYTVAGMFVVNFVGGLKAFPEVLKHHDHYFSYADTIMPAFLFAAGFSYRLSVLRRLDRLGAAATYGRFFFRSLALILISMVMYGSEDFEVGKWDELAGAPGKFLLGVLKADLWETLAIIGVAQIVIMPVIAAGFRVRLAATAACMALALFLAYSFNVFFIYGLPNWMDDLWGMTGKGAWDGGFFGPLSWAVPMLFGTLVYDVMNSHAPAAATRKLLAAGAVLMVLGYGLNGLTTLYDTRYGSVEVAGKNVAASPVIPPWSNAQGRSLGSLLATPPFIQPPPKDVLPVNYWQINKKLVSVPFMLFSSGIAIALYALFIPACDVAGARLGLFGTLGQNPLAAYIIHHYVEGAVLAVTPKDSPFWYAFAALVLFFGVSWMFVRSLEKRGIFLRL; encoded by the coding sequence ATGGACCAGTTCCGCGGCTACACCGTGGCCGGGATGTTCGTGGTCAACTTCGTGGGGGGGCTGAAGGCGTTCCCGGAGGTGTTGAAACACCACGACCATTATTTCAGTTATGCCGACACGATCATGCCCGCCTTCCTGTTCGCGGCGGGCTTCTCCTATCGGCTGTCGGTGCTCCGGCGGCTGGACCGCTTGGGGGCGGCGGCGACCTACGGGCGGTTCTTCTTCCGCAGCCTGGCCCTGATCCTGATCTCGATGGTGATGTACGGCAGCGAGGACTTCGAGGTCGGCAAGTGGGACGAGCTGGCCGGGGCGCCGGGGAAGTTCCTCCTGGGGGTCTTGAAGGCCGACCTGTGGGAGACGCTGGCGATCATCGGCGTGGCCCAGATCGTGATCATGCCGGTGATCGCGGCCGGGTTCCGGGTGCGGCTGGCGGCGACCGCCGCGTGCATGGCGCTGGCCTTGTTCCTGGCCTACTCGTTCAACGTCTTCTTCATCTACGGCCTGCCGAACTGGATGGACGACCTCTGGGGGATGACCGGCAAGGGGGCGTGGGACGGCGGCTTCTTCGGTCCGCTGAGCTGGGCCGTGCCGATGCTCTTCGGCACCCTCGTCTACGACGTGATGAACTCGCACGCCCCGGCGGCGGCGACGCGGAAGCTGCTGGCGGCGGGGGCCGTGCTGATGGTCCTCGGCTATGGGCTCAACGGCCTGACGACCCTCTATGACACGCGGTACGGCAGCGTGGAGGTGGCGGGCAAGAACGTCGCGGCCTCGCCGGTGATCCCCCCCTGGTCGAACGCCCAGGGGCGATCGCTCGGCAGCCTGCTGGCGACCCCGCCGTTCATCCAGCCGCCGCCGAAGGACGTCCTGCCGGTGAACTACTGGCAGATCAACAAGAAGCTGGTGAGCGTACCGTTCATGCTCTTCTCGTCCGGCATCGCGATCGCGCTTTACGCGCTGTTCATCCCGGCCTGCGACGTCGCGGGTGCCCGCCTGGGGCTGTTCGGGACCCTGGGGCAGAATCCGCTCGCGGCCTACATCATCCACCACTACGTCGAGGGGGCGGTGCTGGCGGTGACTCCCAAGGACTCGCCGTTCTGGTACGCCTTCGCAGCCCTCGTGCTGTTCTTCGGCGTCTCCTGGATGTTCGTCCGCTCCCTGGAGAAGCGAGGGATCTTCCTGAGGCTCTGA
- the menC gene encoding o-succinylbenzoate synthase, with product MRIEQIDLAIVRLPLIRPFQTSSSRKVHLDHILVRIVADGVEGWGECASPSDPFYCPETTETCWHLLHDFLAPMTLGKPWTTIEELTGLYKKVKGNGFARAGLEMACWDALARSRDLPLHRLLGGTRGEVLSGVSLGIESDVGALFENIDQYLAEGYRRIKLKIAPGWDVDVVRRVRERYPDVALQVDANSAYTLDDVELLKRLDDFDLLLIEQPLAHDDIIDHVKLQAALQTPVCLDESIHSAEDARKAIELGACRVINIKVSRVGGPLEARRIHDVCRERGVPVWCGGMHEFGIGRAANVAVASLPGFSLPGDVSGSDKYYREDVVEPAILAPNGSIAVFEGPGLGVEPVVDRIRKNTLRAATLRAGV from the coding sequence ATGCGCATCGAACAGATCGACCTCGCCATCGTACGCCTCCCCTTGATCCGCCCGTTCCAGACGAGTTCCAGCCGCAAGGTCCACCTGGATCACATCCTGGTGCGGATCGTCGCCGACGGCGTGGAAGGCTGGGGGGAGTGCGCGAGCCCTTCGGACCCCTTTTATTGCCCGGAGACGACCGAGACCTGCTGGCATCTCCTCCACGACTTCCTCGCGCCGATGACGCTCGGGAAGCCCTGGACGACGATCGAGGAGTTGACGGGCTTATATAAGAAGGTAAAAGGGAACGGCTTCGCCCGCGCGGGGCTGGAGATGGCCTGCTGGGACGCCCTGGCCCGGTCGCGGGACCTGCCGCTGCATCGGCTGCTGGGGGGGACCCGGGGCGAGGTGCTTTCGGGGGTCAGCCTGGGGATCGAGTCGGACGTCGGCGCGCTGTTCGAGAACATCGACCAGTACCTGGCCGAGGGCTACCGTCGGATCAAGCTCAAGATCGCTCCGGGGTGGGACGTCGACGTGGTTCGCCGGGTGCGCGAGCGGTATCCCGACGTGGCGTTGCAGGTCGACGCCAATTCGGCGTACACGCTCGACGACGTGGAGTTGCTGAAGCGGCTCGACGACTTCGACCTTTTGCTGATCGAGCAGCCGCTGGCCCACGACGACATCATCGACCATGTGAAGCTCCAGGCGGCGCTCCAGACGCCGGTCTGCCTGGACGAGAGCATTCATTCGGCCGAGGACGCCCGCAAGGCGATCGAGCTGGGGGCCTGCCGGGTGATCAACATCAAGGTCAGCCGGGTCGGCGGCCCGCTCGAAGCCCGCCGGATCCACGACGTCTGCCGCGAGCGCGGGGTGCCGGTCTGGTGCGGCGGGATGCATGAGTTCGGGATCGGCCGGGCGGCCAACGTGGCCGTCGCGAGCCTCCCCGGCTTCTCGCTCCCCGGCGACGTCTCGGGTTCGGACAAGTACTATCGCGAGGACGTCGTCGAGCCGGCGATCCTGGCCCCCAACGGCTCGATCGCCGTCTTCGAGGGGCCCGGCCTGGGCGTCGAGCCGGTGGTCGACCGCATCCGCAAGAATACGCTCCGCGCCGCGACCCTCCGCGCCGGCGTTTGA
- a CDS encoding M20 family metallopeptidase: protein MNSNAVRTFVDDRLETYIAELKSLVEHESPSRDKGRLDLLAGAIADRWEGLGGNVERIANDAGGDHLVGRFFEAAPGPPALVVGHFDTVWPVGTLARLPLRRDGGRLFGPGVYDMKTSLILVAGVLEAFAALGLRPARPITVLFTSDEEVGSKTSRTRIEALARESAHALILEPPLADGSLKTARKGVGRFTLTVEGKAAHAGVAPELGASAIVELAHQVLKVAALNDPAAGTTLNVGLIEGGTTPNVVPARASAEIDARAVTIAGAEAVEKALLGLSAVTPGTRVTVEGGFNRPPMERSPAVAELFAKARRVGEGLGLALTEGSTGGGSDGNFTAAVGTPTLDGLGAAGGGAHADDEHIEIGSIPERAALLAALLLEI from the coding sequence ATGAACTCGAACGCCGTCCGCACGTTCGTCGACGACCGGCTGGAAACCTACATCGCCGAGCTGAAGTCGCTGGTCGAGCACGAATCCCCCAGCCGCGACAAGGGCCGGCTCGACCTGCTGGCCGGGGCGATCGCCGACCGCTGGGAGGGCCTCGGGGGGAACGTCGAGCGGATCGCCAACGACGCGGGGGGGGACCACCTCGTCGGCCGGTTCTTCGAAGCGGCGCCCGGCCCCCCGGCGCTGGTGGTCGGGCACTTCGACACGGTCTGGCCCGTGGGGACGCTGGCGAGACTGCCGTTGCGACGCGACGGGGGGCGGCTGTTCGGCCCCGGCGTGTACGACATGAAGACCAGCCTCATCCTCGTCGCCGGCGTGCTCGAAGCCTTCGCCGCCCTGGGACTGCGGCCCGCCCGGCCGATCACCGTCCTGTTCACCTCGGACGAGGAGGTCGGCAGCAAGACCTCGCGGACCCGGATCGAGGCCCTGGCCCGTGAGAGCGCCCACGCCCTGATCCTGGAGCCCCCGCTGGCCGACGGCTCGCTCAAGACGGCGCGCAAGGGGGTCGGGCGGTTCACCCTGACGGTCGAGGGCAAGGCGGCGCACGCCGGGGTGGCGCCCGAACTCGGGGCCAGCGCGATCGTCGAACTGGCGCATCAGGTCCTCAAGGTCGCCGCTCTGAACGATCCGGCCGCCGGGACGACGTTGAACGTCGGCCTGATCGAAGGGGGGACGACTCCGAACGTCGTCCCCGCGCGGGCCTCGGCCGAGATCGACGCCCGCGCCGTGACGATCGCCGGGGCCGAGGCGGTCGAGAAGGCCCTGCTCGGCCTGTCGGCGGTCACTCCCGGGACCCGCGTGACGGTCGAAGGGGGATTCAACCGCCCGCCGATGGAACGCAGCCCGGCCGTCGCCGAGCTGTTCGCGAAGGCCCGGCGCGTCGGCGAAGGGCTCGGGCTGGCCCTGACGGAAGGCTCAACCGGCGGCGGCAGCGACGGCAACTTCACGGCGGCCGTCGGCACGCCGACGCTCGACGGCCTGGGCGCGGCCGGCGGCGGCGCCCACGCCGACGACGAGCATATCGAGATCGGCTCCATCCCCGAACGCGCCGCGCTGCTGGCCGCCCTGCTCCTGGAAATCTGA
- a CDS encoding cellulase family glycosylhydrolase — MPSGRLASVLLMLACIGPAPSGRADEPKASAPPLARIRVSEDKSHFVLEGSNRRFVLWGFNYDHDDAGRLLEDYWADEWDTVVEDFREMKELGANVVRVHLQTGKFLKSADAADEASLKRLGDLVKLAEATGLYLDLTGLGCYHKQDVPAWYDALDESARWDAQAVFWKAVAGVCKESPAVFCYDLMNEPVLTGGKNPESWLAGDPLGDKYFVQRITTDMKGRKDREIVGAWIERLTSAIKQVDDRTLITVGVIPWAQVFKGAKPLFHDPEVGKSLDFVAVHFYPKAGKLDETLEALKVYEVGKPLVIEEIFPLGASLEETETFIERSKSHVDGWVSFYWGKTIAECEKTADIPHAVTAAWLKRLRDLAPADSRP; from the coding sequence ATGCCGAGTGGACGTCTCGCCTCCGTGCTCCTCATGCTCGCCTGCATCGGCCCGGCGCCCTCGGGGCGGGCCGACGAACCGAAGGCCTCCGCGCCGCCGCTGGCCCGCATCCGGGTGAGCGAGGACAAGTCGCACTTCGTCCTCGAAGGCTCGAATCGTCGGTTCGTCCTCTGGGGTTTCAACTACGACCACGACGACGCCGGCCGGCTTCTGGAAGACTACTGGGCCGACGAGTGGGACACGGTCGTCGAGGACTTCCGCGAGATGAAGGAGCTGGGCGCGAACGTCGTCCGCGTCCATCTCCAGACCGGCAAATTCCTCAAGTCCGCCGACGCGGCCGACGAGGCGAGCCTCAAGCGGCTGGGCGACCTCGTGAAGCTCGCGGAGGCGACGGGGCTCTATCTCGACCTCACAGGCCTGGGCTGCTACCACAAGCAGGACGTCCCCGCGTGGTACGACGCGCTCGACGAGAGCGCCCGTTGGGACGCCCAGGCGGTCTTCTGGAAGGCCGTCGCCGGGGTCTGCAAGGAGAGCCCGGCCGTCTTCTGCTACGACCTGATGAACGAGCCGGTCCTCACCGGCGGCAAGAACCCCGAGAGCTGGCTCGCCGGCGACCCGCTGGGCGACAAGTACTTCGTCCAGCGGATCACGACCGACATGAAGGGCCGCAAGGATCGCGAGATCGTCGGGGCCTGGATCGAACGGCTGACCTCGGCGATCAAGCAGGTCGACGACCGGACCCTGATCACCGTCGGCGTGATCCCCTGGGCCCAGGTCTTCAAGGGGGCCAAGCCGCTGTTTCACGACCCTGAAGTCGGCAAGTCGCTCGACTTCGTCGCCGTCCATTTCTACCCCAAGGCCGGCAAGCTCGACGAGACGCTCGAGGCGCTCAAGGTCTACGAGGTCGGCAAGCCGCTTGTCATCGAGGAGATCTTTCCGCTCGGCGCGAGCCTCGAAGAGACCGAGACGTTCATCGAACGCTCGAAATCGCACGTCGACGGCTGGGTCAGCTTCTACTGGGGCAAGACGATCGCCGAATGCGAGAAGACGGCCGACATCCCCCACGCCGTCACCGCCGCCTGGCTCAAACGCCTCCGCGACCTGGCCCCCGCCGACTCCCGCCCCTGA
- a CDS encoding nuclear transport factor 2 family protein, with protein sequence MTSSPPRRAPRAACLLLLATIFGVGLDSGLARVEPARVDPPVILLTGFEPFGKDKPPNPSWEGIKGLDGREWNGYRLVARQLPVVWDEPLKRLEALVAEHKPVAVFAFGQGRPDSFTIEALARRDRWPFPDNSGEKPKAPRIAADGPIAFVASYDVEPLVKALVGKGHAVKLSDEAGRYLCEEMLYSLEYLKKTGKIRGTVLFSHVPPLGAKVQDQAVDAPRVERYVMDLLEAWRELEPGEPRPRPDPVARPASFRSEAAEAPASAVEKEVRAFVEHYFRVWSAQDMDGYDDCFMTDAAIQHINDQGQLFTIPRPRFITSQRDAHRRSPSRMVEVPESIEIRFEQKLARAVVSWKLTAGARVERGYDHFTLKQDRGRWRIANLLFYSTGDE encoded by the coding sequence GTGACGTCTTCGCCCCCCCGCCGCGCGCCTCGCGCGGCCTGCCTGCTGCTCCTCGCCACGATCTTCGGCGTCGGGCTCGATTCCGGCCTGGCCCGGGTCGAGCCGGCGCGGGTCGACCCGCCGGTGATCCTGCTGACGGGCTTCGAGCCGTTCGGCAAGGACAAGCCCCCGAACCCGTCGTGGGAGGGGATCAAGGGGCTCGACGGCCGCGAGTGGAACGGTTATCGGCTCGTCGCCCGGCAGCTTCCGGTCGTCTGGGACGAGCCTCTCAAGCGGCTGGAAGCCCTGGTCGCCGAGCACAAGCCGGTCGCCGTCTTCGCGTTCGGCCAGGGGAGGCCGGATTCGTTCACGATCGAGGCCCTGGCCCGACGGGACCGCTGGCCGTTCCCGGACAACTCCGGCGAGAAGCCGAAGGCGCCTCGGATCGCGGCCGACGGCCCGATCGCGTTCGTCGCCTCGTACGACGTCGAGCCGCTCGTGAAGGCGCTCGTCGGCAAGGGCCACGCGGTCAAGCTCTCCGACGAGGCCGGCCGCTACCTCTGCGAGGAGATGCTCTACAGCCTCGAATACCTCAAGAAGACGGGGAAGATCCGCGGCACGGTGCTGTTCAGCCACGTCCCGCCGCTCGGCGCAAAGGTCCAGGACCAGGCCGTCGATGCCCCCCGCGTGGAGCGCTACGTCATGGACCTTCTGGAAGCCTGGCGCGAGCTTGAACCGGGCGAGCCCCGGCCCAGGCCGGACCCCGTCGCGCGGCCCGCCTCGTTCCGATCCGAGGCCGCCGAGGCTCCTGCGTCGGCCGTCGAGAAAGAGGTCCGGGCGTTCGTCGAGCATTACTTCCGCGTCTGGTCCGCTCAGGACATGGACGGTTACGACGACTGCTTCATGACCGACGCCGCGATCCAGCACATCAACGATCAGGGCCAGCTCTTCACGATCCCTCGCCCTCGCTTCATCACCAGCCAGCGCGACGCCCACCGCCGCTCCCCCTCCCGGATGGTCGAGGTCCCGGAGTCCATCGAGATCCGCTTCGAACAGAAGCTCGCCCGCGCCGTGGTCTCCTGGAAGCTCACCGCCGGCGCCCGCGTCGAGAGGGGCTACGACCACTTCACCCTGAAGCAAGACCGCGGCCGCTGGCGCATCGCCAACCTCCTCTTCTACTCCACCGGCGACGAGTGA
- a CDS encoding spermidine synthase — protein MPLVRFFRKAPSRAATATAFVLAFAAAWPSPSGEARAAALQVPGQLELDQVSNYSHVKVTRDRGTRTLWFVRDNGEHVVESKLDLERPDDLLIEYTRFMFLSYVFRPEPQKVLIVGLGGGSMVHFLKIHDPKVKVDVVEIDPLIVSIADRYFGVKSGGNVDVKVTDGLAYLQETDAKYDVIYMDAFLRPSGGTDTTGVPLHLKTLAFYEQMKKRLTPDGAVVFNLNPHLSIRQDIQTIREAFPNTYVFRLQGYEGFVVIASTAEEPMTPTAISAEAARLDRRLKAPFSFRAMAGRLNRR, from the coding sequence ATGCCGCTGGTCCGGTTCTTCCGCAAGGCCCCGTCGCGGGCCGCGACCGCGACGGCCTTCGTCCTGGCCTTCGCCGCCGCCTGGCCCTCCCCTTCGGGCGAGGCCCGAGCCGCCGCACTCCAGGTCCCCGGCCAACTCGAGCTGGATCAGGTGTCGAACTACTCCCACGTCAAGGTGACGCGCGATCGCGGGACGCGGACCCTCTGGTTCGTCCGCGACAACGGCGAGCACGTGGTCGAGAGCAAGCTCGACCTCGAACGGCCGGACGACCTGCTGATCGAATACACCCGGTTCATGTTCCTTAGCTACGTCTTCCGCCCCGAGCCGCAAAAGGTGCTGATCGTCGGCCTGGGGGGCGGGTCGATGGTCCATTTCCTCAAGATCCACGACCCCAAGGTCAAGGTGGACGTCGTCGAGATCGACCCCCTGATCGTCAGCATCGCCGACCGCTACTTCGGCGTGAAGTCGGGCGGCAACGTCGACGTCAAGGTGACCGACGGCCTGGCCTACCTCCAGGAGACCGACGCCAAGTACGACGTCATCTACATGGACGCCTTCCTCCGGCCCTCGGGCGGCACCGACACGACGGGCGTCCCGCTCCACCTGAAGACGCTGGCCTTCTATGAACAGATGAAGAAGCGGCTCACCCCCGACGGCGCGGTGGTCTTCAACCTGAACCCGCACCTGTCCATCCGCCAGGACATCCAGACCATCCGCGAGGCGTTCCCGAACACCTACGTCTTCCGACTCCAGGGCTACGAAGGCTTCGTGGTGATCGCCTCCACCGCCGAGGAACCGATGACCCCCACCGCCATCAGCGCCGAGGCCGCCCGCCTCGACCGTCGGCTCAAGGCCCCCTTCTCCTTCCGCGCGATGGCCGGCCGCCTCAACCGACGCTGA